In Stenotrophomonas sp. ESTM1D_MKCIP4_1, a single genomic region encodes these proteins:
- a CDS encoding NAD(P)-dependent oxidoreductase — MAYAGVWNVGSLQGKTLFITGASRGIGLAIALRAARDGANVAIAAKSSVPNPKLPGTIHSAAEAVTEAGGQGLALKCDIREEDQVKAAVAATVDTFGGIDILINNASAIWLRGALDTPMKRFDLMQQVNSRGSFLCAQACLPYLLQAPNPHILTLAPPPSLEPKWWGPHTGYTLAKMGMSFVTLGLAAEFGPQGVAVNALWPRTVIATDAINMIPGVDAAGCRTPQIMADAAHAVLVREAAGFHGRFLIDDEVLAEAGVTDLSAYAVDASRPLLPDLFLD; from the coding sequence ATGGCATACGCTGGAGTGTGGAACGTGGGCAGTCTGCAGGGCAAAACCCTTTTCATCACCGGTGCCTCGCGCGGCATCGGCCTGGCCATCGCACTGCGCGCGGCGCGCGATGGTGCCAACGTGGCCATCGCGGCGAAGTCGTCGGTGCCGAACCCGAAGCTGCCGGGCACCATTCACAGCGCCGCCGAAGCAGTGACTGAGGCCGGCGGGCAGGGGCTCGCCCTGAAGTGCGACATCCGCGAAGAGGACCAGGTGAAGGCCGCCGTGGCGGCGACGGTCGATACCTTCGGGGGCATCGACATCCTCATCAACAACGCCAGCGCGATCTGGCTGCGCGGTGCATTGGATACGCCGATGAAGCGGTTCGACCTGATGCAGCAGGTCAATTCGCGCGGCAGTTTCCTCTGCGCGCAGGCCTGCCTGCCGTACCTGCTGCAGGCGCCCAACCCGCACATCCTGACCCTGGCCCCGCCGCCCAGCCTGGAACCGAAATGGTGGGGGCCGCATACTGGCTACACGCTGGCCAAGATGGGGATGAGCTTCGTCACCCTGGGCCTGGCCGCTGAATTCGGTCCGCAGGGCGTGGCAGTCAACGCACTGTGGCCGCGCACCGTCATCGCCACCGATGCGATCAACATGATTCCCGGCGTGGATGCGGCCGGATGCCGCACGCCGCAGATCATGGCTGATGCCGCGCACGCGGTGCTGGTGCGCGAGGCCGCCGGTTTCCACGGCCGCTTCCTGATCGATGATGAAGTGCTGGCCGAGGCGGGGGTGACCGATCTGTCCGCGTACGCCGTGGACGCGTCGCGCCCGCTGCTGCCGGATCTGTTCCTGGATTGA
- a CDS encoding YiiG family protein, with protein MQSLLRAATLAASLSLVLAACGGKPAAPADAAGNAGKNDTAAVDTDSDQALMGKLNSYIECYNDVDRTIHSGIGPYTVWMKDPKAGPTGREERPIGPPDLTADDLKDCDKALPEAIAAQPSLPDLDKAAQGYLDALHALQPITHEAADYYQRNDYEDDGFARGKALHAPLMSAFGTFVEASEVFSNALDAENDRLQDSQLAKVEAQEGRTRNFYRLAIMRDAKALMDLMAEDNFDVAQARQRLDAFNAISDEAHAKVAEQEPGKLDWNSFEREAENFRREGKERLKRVEQKIPYSDIERRMLNTTMAPQGSPGKLMQEYNSLVFQSNRQ; from the coding sequence ATGCAATCCCTGCTTCGCGCGGCCACCCTGGCTGCTTCGCTGTCCCTCGTCCTGGCCGCCTGCGGTGGCAAGCCTGCCGCCCCGGCCGATGCCGCCGGCAATGCTGGCAAGAACGACACCGCCGCCGTAGACACCGACAGCGACCAGGCCCTGATGGGCAAGCTCAACAGCTACATCGAGTGCTACAACGATGTGGACCGCACCATCCATTCGGGCATCGGCCCGTACACGGTCTGGATGAAGGACCCCAAGGCCGGCCCGACCGGTCGCGAAGAGCGCCCGATCGGTCCGCCGGACCTGACCGCCGATGACCTCAAGGATTGCGACAAGGCGCTGCCGGAGGCCATCGCCGCGCAGCCGTCGCTGCCCGACCTGGACAAGGCGGCGCAGGGCTACCTGGACGCCTTGCATGCGCTGCAGCCGATCACCCATGAAGCGGCCGATTACTACCAGCGCAATGACTATGAAGACGATGGCTTCGCGCGCGGCAAGGCGCTGCATGCCCCGCTGATGTCGGCGTTCGGCACCTTTGTCGAGGCCAGCGAGGTGTTCAGCAACGCGCTGGATGCCGAGAACGACCGCCTGCAGGATTCCCAACTGGCCAAGGTGGAGGCGCAGGAAGGCCGCACCCGCAATTTCTACCGTCTGGCCATCATGCGCGACGCGAAGGCATTGATGGACCTGATGGCCGAAGACAATTTCGACGTGGCCCAAGCGCGCCAGCGGCTGGATGCGTTCAACGCGATCTCCGATGAGGCCCACGCCAAGGTGGCCGAGCAGGAGCCGGGCAAGCTGGACTGGAACAGCTTCGAGCGCGAAGCCGAGAACTTCCGCCGGGAAGGCAAGGAGCGTCTGAAGCGCGTCGAACAGAAGATTCCTTACAGCGATATCGAGCGGCGCATGCTCAATACGACCATGGCCCCGCAGGGATCGCCGGGCAAGCTGATGCAGGAATACAACTCGCTGGTGTTCCAGAGCAACCGTCAGTAA
- the mpl gene encoding UDP-N-acetylmuramate:L-alanyl-gamma-D-glutamyl-meso-diaminopimelate ligase, producing the protein MSSVHILAIAGTFMGGVAALARELGHTVSGSDQAIYPPMSTQLEQLGIVLDQGYRADSVPAGTAEVVIGNALSRGNPAVEAVLDAGQRYISGAQWLSEQVLPGRDTLAVAGTHGKTTTTTILTWLLESAGRSPGFLIGGVAEDFGVSARLGQGREFVVEADEYDTAFFDKRSKFVHYRPLVAILNNLEYDHADIFPDVEAIERQFHHLVRTVPARGRLIVNGEDAHLAKVLQMGCWTPVERFGFDPSLEWHAELLAADGSAFRVHHRGQALGDVHWSLLGRHNVLNGLAALAAAHAVGVAPAEVIPALARFRSVKRRMEVIGSHDGITVYDDFAHHPTAIATTLEGLRAKVGDARIVVAMEPRSNSMRLGAHAQALAPSLALADEVVFLHRPELAWDAAAVIAAVRGQAHAVPDTDALLAQLQSSVRSGDHVVFMSNGGFDGAPRRFLAALQAR; encoded by the coding sequence ATGAGCAGCGTACATATCCTTGCAATCGCCGGCACCTTCATGGGTGGCGTGGCCGCCCTGGCGCGGGAACTGGGCCATACGGTCAGTGGCAGCGACCAGGCCATCTATCCGCCGATGTCCACCCAGCTGGAGCAGCTGGGCATCGTCCTGGACCAGGGCTACCGTGCCGACAGCGTACCTGCGGGCACCGCCGAGGTGGTGATCGGCAACGCCCTGTCGCGTGGCAACCCCGCCGTGGAAGCCGTGCTCGATGCCGGCCAGCGCTACATCTCCGGGGCCCAGTGGCTGTCCGAGCAGGTCCTGCCGGGCCGCGACACGCTGGCCGTGGCCGGCACCCACGGCAAGACCACCACCACCACCATCCTCACCTGGCTGCTGGAAAGCGCCGGGCGCTCGCCAGGGTTCCTGATCGGCGGCGTGGCCGAGGATTTCGGCGTCTCCGCCCGCCTCGGCCAGGGCCGTGAGTTCGTGGTCGAGGCCGATGAGTACGACACCGCCTTCTTCGACAAGCGCAGCAAGTTCGTGCACTACCGGCCGCTGGTGGCCATCCTCAACAACCTCGAATACGACCACGCCGACATCTTCCCCGACGTGGAAGCCATCGAGCGCCAGTTCCACCACCTGGTGCGCACGGTGCCCGCGCGCGGCCGCCTGATCGTCAATGGCGAAGACGCGCACCTGGCCAAGGTGCTGCAGATGGGCTGCTGGACGCCGGTCGAGCGCTTCGGGTTCGACCCGTCGCTGGAATGGCACGCGGAGCTGCTGGCCGCCGATGGCAGCGCGTTCCGCGTGCATCACCGTGGGCAGGCGCTGGGCGATGTGCACTGGTCGCTGCTGGGCCGCCACAACGTGCTCAATGGCCTGGCCGCGCTGGCTGCGGCGCATGCGGTGGGCGTGGCCCCGGCTGAGGTGATTCCGGCGCTCGCACGCTTCCGCAGCGTCAAGCGCCGCATGGAAGTGATCGGCAGCCATGACGGCATCACCGTCTACGATGACTTCGCCCACCATCCCACGGCGATCGCGACCACGCTGGAAGGTCTGCGTGCCAAGGTCGGCGACGCGCGCATCGTGGTGGCGATGGAGCCGCGCAGCAATTCGATGCGGTTGGGCGCGCATGCGCAGGCGCTGGCGCCGTCGCTGGCGCTGGCCGACGAAGTGGTGTTCCTGCACCGGCCGGAACTGGCCTGGGATGCTGCGGCCGTCATCGCGGCCGTGCGCGGGCAGGCCCATGCCGTACCGGATACCGACGCGCTGCTGGCGCAGCTGCAGTCCAGCGTGCGCAGCGGTGACCACGTGGTGTTCATGTCCAACGGCGGCTTCGACGGCGCCCCGCGCCGCTTCCTCGCCGCCCTGCAGGCCCGATGA
- a CDS encoding serine/threonine-protein kinase: protein MPHSNDAPTHALKADSFGRILLVQGPQGPFVRRDLGATPLWLRLPAWWLARREARALRHIEGMADVPQLLDWDGRHLDRSFMAGDAMYQRPPRGDLAWFRSARRLLQQLHRRGVAHNDLAKEANWLVTEDGRPALIDFQLAVIGNPRSRWMRLLAREDLRHLLKHKRMYCRESLTPVEKRVLKRTSWVRELWFATGKPVYRFVTRRILHWEDNEGQGPKP from the coding sequence ATGCCGCACTCGAACGACGCTCCAACGCATGCCCTGAAGGCCGACAGCTTCGGCCGCATCCTGCTCGTGCAGGGGCCGCAGGGCCCCTTCGTGCGCCGTGACCTGGGGGCCACGCCGCTGTGGTTGCGACTGCCGGCATGGTGGCTGGCCCGCCGCGAAGCACGCGCGCTGCGACATATCGAGGGCATGGCCGATGTGCCGCAACTGCTGGACTGGGATGGCCGCCACCTCGACCGCAGCTTCATGGCCGGTGACGCCATGTACCAGCGCCCGCCGCGCGGCGACCTGGCCTGGTTCCGTTCGGCACGTCGGCTGCTGCAGCAGCTGCATCGCCGGGGCGTGGCCCATAACGACCTGGCCAAGGAAGCCAACTGGCTGGTGACCGAGGACGGCCGCCCGGCACTGATCGACTTCCAGCTGGCGGTGATCGGCAACCCGCGTTCGCGCTGGATGCGCCTGCTGGCCCGCGAAGACCTGCGCCACCTGCTCAAGCACAAGCGCATGTACTGCCGCGAATCGCTTACCCCGGTGGAAAAACGCGTGCTCAAGCGCACGTCCTGGGTGCGCGAGCTGTGGTTCGCCACCGGCAAACCGGTCTACCGCTTCGTTACCCGCCGCATCCTGCACTGGGAAGACAACGAAGGGCAGGGGCCGAAGCCTTGA
- a CDS encoding LON peptidase substrate-binding domain-containing protein, which produces MSTDVSLPLFPLHTALVPGAAVGLRVFERRYLDLVRDTGRSGEGFGVCLILEGQEVGEPATPAAYGVQVRIEDFDVGADGVLQLRLRGTRRFHVERTRVRDNGLVVADVRWCEEDPDDELKPQHALLATVLGHIIEQAGEAYAPANPVLLDQASWVGWRLAELLPLGEQQRLQLLQMDDPHQRLQQLLGWMP; this is translated from the coding sequence ATGAGTACCGACGTTTCGCTGCCGCTGTTTCCGCTGCACACCGCGCTGGTGCCCGGCGCGGCGGTCGGCCTGCGGGTGTTCGAGCGGCGCTACCTGGACCTGGTGCGTGATACCGGCCGCAGTGGCGAAGGTTTCGGCGTCTGCCTGATCCTGGAAGGGCAGGAGGTGGGTGAACCGGCCACGCCTGCCGCTTACGGCGTACAGGTGCGCATCGAGGATTTCGATGTCGGCGCCGATGGCGTGCTGCAGCTGCGCCTGCGCGGCACCCGGCGCTTCCATGTCGAGCGTACCCGCGTGCGCGACAACGGCCTGGTCGTGGCCGACGTGCGCTGGTGCGAGGAAGACCCCGATGACGAACTGAAGCCGCAGCACGCGCTGCTGGCCACGGTGCTGGGGCACATCATCGAACAGGCCGGCGAAGCCTATGCGCCGGCCAACCCGGTGCTGCTGGACCAGGCCAGCTGGGTCGGCTGGCGGCTGGCCGAACTGCTGCCGCTGGGCGAGCAGCAGCGGTTGCAGCTGCTGCAGATGGATGACCCGCACCAGCGGTTGCAGCAGTTGCTGGGGTGGATGCCGTAG
- a CDS encoding adenylate kinase — MRLVLLGPPGSGKGTQATRLKEKLGIAHISTGDMLRAEIAAGSELGKQAKAVMDAGNLVSDDILLGMLESRLTQADVAKGFILDGYPRNVAQANAMDGLLAKIGQPLDAVVQLDVATELLVERIAGRAQEQGRADDNPEAVRQRLQVYNDQTAPVVDFYAGRGTLARVDGVGDLDEIEARILAAIKG; from the coding sequence ATGCGATTGGTTCTGTTGGGACCGCCCGGTTCGGGCAAGGGGACGCAGGCGACGCGCCTGAAGGAAAAGCTGGGCATCGCCCACATTTCGACCGGTGACATGCTGCGCGCGGAAATCGCCGCGGGCTCGGAACTGGGCAAGCAGGCCAAGGCGGTGATGGATGCCGGCAACCTGGTGTCCGATGACATCCTGCTGGGCATGCTGGAGTCGCGTCTGACCCAGGCCGATGTCGCCAAGGGCTTCATCCTGGACGGCTACCCGCGCAATGTGGCCCAGGCCAATGCGATGGACGGCCTGCTGGCCAAGATCGGCCAGCCGCTGGACGCCGTGGTGCAGCTGGACGTGGCCACCGAGCTGCTGGTCGAGCGTATTGCCGGCCGCGCCCAGGAACAGGGCCGCGCCGACGACAACCCGGAAGCAGTGCGCCAGCGCCTGCAGGTCTACAACGACCAGACCGCTCCGGTGGTCGATTTCTACGCCGGCCGTGGCACCCTGGCCCGCGTCGATGGCGTCGGTGACCTGGACGAGATCGAAGCCCGCATCCTGGCGGCGATCAAGGGCTGA
- a CDS encoding bifunctional DedA family/phosphatase PAP2 family protein, with protein MDSSWIDATLAWIAAHPVLAGAVIFLIAFCDAVIILGAIVPALPLLFAVGVFIGLGQISGPYAVAAAALGAFAGDGISYWIGRRWGDRLRGVWPFSRYPQLLDRGENLFRRNAFKSILIARYVGAIRPFVPAIAGMLKMPASRYVQASGIASLSWAVLFLAPGWILGEAYDAVAAVAGRLVVVVGLLMVILGLVWAIVLYGYRWSAARMDHWLARLLDWSNRHPTLGRYTVGVLDPKRRESVPLAMLALMLLLLGWGWFALLTVVVAHGEPLAIDLLVHQAMLALRNPLADYPMAALASLGAWQVLMPATAAAMGYLVWRRRWMAAAHWLAALAFGLALTKLLGATVDVVRPVDASSGFGFPSVSVTMATITFGFFAVLIAREMPGRTRVWPYLVSGIVVSLIGFSRLYLGAHWLSDVIGGMLFGTFWLLVLGIAYRRRFNRSFWVKPVAWLFYGVCAVAAMWYAPRNIPVKLERFEPTLPAPVAIDMQAWWQQDWAKLPARRNEFDDDQRWPLDVQLAGPLAPLQAQLEARGWTVQAQAGWEEALLMLDKNTGADELPVLPATLDTRVEALLMVRQGAKPEERYVLRLWQAPAQLQPGDVPLWLGSAQTLRYERHFQWIGMWHPVRGIDPAFNAVKDAVQGLPQHEDVHAETGLPVLRLKTQP; from the coding sequence ATGGACTCTTCATGGATCGACGCCACCCTCGCGTGGATTGCCGCCCATCCCGTACTGGCGGGCGCGGTTATTTTTCTGATCGCCTTCTGCGATGCGGTCATCATTCTCGGCGCCATCGTGCCGGCGCTGCCGCTGTTGTTCGCGGTGGGCGTGTTCATCGGCCTGGGCCAGATCTCCGGGCCGTATGCGGTGGCGGCGGCGGCGCTGGGCGCGTTCGCCGGTGATGGCATCAGTTACTGGATCGGCCGCCGCTGGGGCGACCGGTTGCGCGGCGTGTGGCCGTTCAGCCGCTACCCGCAGCTGCTGGACCGTGGCGAGAACCTGTTCCGCCGCAATGCCTTCAAGAGCATCCTGATCGCGCGCTACGTCGGTGCCATCCGCCCGTTCGTGCCGGCGATCGCCGGCATGCTGAAGATGCCGGCCAGCCGCTACGTGCAGGCCAGCGGCATCGCCAGCCTGTCGTGGGCAGTGCTGTTCCTGGCCCCGGGCTGGATCCTCGGCGAGGCCTATGACGCCGTCGCTGCCGTTGCCGGGCGCCTGGTGGTGGTGGTCGGCCTGCTGATGGTCATCCTCGGCCTGGTCTGGGCCATCGTGCTTTACGGCTACCGCTGGTCGGCCGCGCGCATGGACCATTGGCTGGCGCGCCTGCTGGACTGGTCCAACCGCCACCCGACGCTGGGCCGCTACACGGTGGGCGTGCTCGACCCCAAGCGCCGCGAGTCGGTACCGCTGGCGATGCTGGCGCTGATGCTGCTGTTGCTGGGCTGGGGCTGGTTCGCGCTGCTGACCGTGGTGGTCGCCCATGGCGAACCGCTGGCCATCGATCTGCTTGTGCACCAGGCGATGCTGGCCCTGCGCAATCCGCTGGCCGACTACCCGATGGCGGCGCTGGCCTCGCTGGGCGCCTGGCAGGTGCTGATGCCCGCCACCGCCGCGGCGATGGGCTACCTGGTGTGGCGCCGGCGCTGGATGGCCGCCGCGCACTGGCTGGCCGCGCTGGCCTTCGGCCTGGCCCTGACCAAGCTGCTGGGCGCCACCGTGGACGTGGTGCGCCCGGTCGATGCGAGCAGCGGCTTCGGCTTCCCGTCGGTGTCGGTGACCATGGCCACCATCACCTTCGGTTTCTTCGCGGTGCTGATTGCCCGCGAAATGCCCGGCCGCACCCGCGTCTGGCCCTACCTGGTGTCGGGCATCGTGGTCAGCCTGATCGGCTTCTCGCGCCTGTATCTGGGCGCGCACTGGCTGAGCGACGTGATCGGCGGCATGTTGTTCGGCACGTTCTGGCTGCTGGTGCTGGGTATCGCCTACCGCCGCCGCTTCAACCGCTCGTTCTGGGTGAAGCCGGTGGCGTGGCTGTTCTACGGCGTCTGCGCGGTGGCGGCGATGTGGTACGCGCCGCGCAACATCCCGGTGAAGCTGGAGCGTTTCGAGCCGACCCTGCCGGCACCGGTGGCGATCGACATGCAGGCCTGGTGGCAGCAGGACTGGGCCAAGCTGCCGGCGCGCCGCAACGAGTTCGACGATGACCAGCGCTGGCCGCTGGATGTGCAGCTGGCCGGTCCGCTGGCACCGCTGCAGGCGCAGCTGGAAGCACGCGGGTGGACCGTACAGGCGCAGGCCGGCTGGGAAGAAGCGCTGCTGATGCTGGACAAGAACACCGGTGCCGACGAGCTGCCGGTGCTGCCCGCGACGCTCGACACGCGTGTGGAAGCGCTGCTGATGGTGCGCCAGGGCGCGAAGCCGGAAGAACGCTACGTGCTGCGCCTGTGGCAGGCGCCGGCGCAGCTGCAGCCCGGCGATGTTCCGTTGTGGCTGGGCAGTGCGCAGACCCTGCGCTACGAGCGCCACTTCCAGTGGATCGGCATGTGGCACCCGGTGCGCGGCATCGACCCCGCCTTCAATGCGGTGAAGGATGCGGTGCAGGGCCTGCCGCAGCACGAGGATGTGCATGCCGAAACCGGGTTGCCGGTGCTGCGGCTGAAAACGCAGCCGTGA
- a CDS encoding DUF2867 domain-containing protein, translating into MSEAVVVTAPPSAASVLRAQLPGAGFVHACQISTRRNGRSALQAYRDMAATIPGWFDGLMALRNRGMRLLGMKDLGSLRAVQDTPAPRAGQRLGIFTLQSLDEDAIVLEDNDRHLRVQLALQWQGDVLEVATVVHTHNAFGRIYMLPVAPMHRWIVPHLLRRQVQAYR; encoded by the coding sequence TTGAGCGAAGCCGTCGTGGTGACCGCGCCGCCGAGCGCGGCCAGCGTGCTGCGTGCGCAGCTGCCCGGTGCCGGTTTCGTGCACGCCTGCCAGATCAGCACCCGTCGCAACGGACGCAGCGCGCTGCAGGCCTACCGCGATATGGCCGCGACCATTCCCGGTTGGTTCGATGGGCTGATGGCGCTGCGCAACCGTGGCATGCGCCTGCTCGGCATGAAGGACCTGGGCTCGTTGCGCGCGGTGCAGGACACTCCAGCACCGCGAGCGGGCCAGCGTCTGGGCATCTTCACCCTGCAGTCGCTGGACGAGGACGCCATCGTGCTGGAAGACAACGACCGCCACCTGCGCGTGCAGCTGGCCCTGCAGTGGCAGGGCGACGTGCTGGAAGTGGCCACGGTCGTGCATACCCATAACGCGTTCGGGCGGATCTACATGCTGCCGGTGGCGCCGATGCATCGATGGATCGTGCCGCACCTGTTGCGCAGGCAGGTGCAGGCGTATCGCTGA
- a CDS encoding 6-phosphofructokinase yields the protein MRSGTLLYAQSGGVTAVINATAAAVIEQARAKGIKVLAARNGILGALREELIDTSKESAAAIRALAHTPGGAFGSCRVKLKSLEADRARYDRLLDVLRAHDVRWFLYNGGNDSADTALKVSLLAKASGYDLTCIGVPKTIDNDLAVTDTCPGFGSAAKYTAVSVREAALDVAAMAETSTRVFIYEAMGRHAGWLAAAAGLAGNGEDEAPHIILLPERAYGEATFLAKVKAVVERVGYCVVVASEGIASADGRFVADAGGGKDSFGHSQLGGVAAHLAGRVKDQLGLKVHWALPDYLQRSARHLASKTDWEQAQAVGKAAVQLALKGQNGVMPVIVRSSDAPYRWKIEAAPLAKIANHEKKMPAGFIRRDGFGITDKARAYLSPLIKGEAPLPYGSDGLPKYVSLKNVAVKQKLPAFEG from the coding sequence ATGCGCAGCGGCACCCTCCTCTACGCCCAGTCCGGCGGCGTCACGGCGGTCATCAACGCGACTGCGGCAGCGGTCATCGAGCAGGCCCGGGCCAAGGGCATCAAGGTCCTGGCCGCCCGCAACGGCATCCTCGGCGCCCTGCGCGAGGAGCTGATCGATACCAGCAAGGAAAGTGCCGCCGCCATCCGCGCCCTGGCCCACACCCCGGGCGGCGCCTTCGGCTCGTGCCGGGTGAAGCTGAAATCGCTGGAAGCCGACCGCGCCCGCTACGACCGCCTGCTGGACGTCCTGCGTGCCCACGATGTGCGCTGGTTCCTCTACAACGGCGGCAACGACTCGGCCGACACCGCGCTGAAGGTCTCGCTGCTGGCCAAGGCGTCCGGTTACGACCTGACCTGCATCGGCGTGCCCAAGACCATCGACAACGACCTGGCGGTGACCGACACCTGCCCGGGGTTCGGCTCGGCGGCCAAGTACACCGCGGTCTCCGTGCGCGAAGCGGCGCTGGATGTGGCGGCGATGGCCGAGACCTCCACCCGCGTCTTCATCTACGAGGCGATGGGCCGCCACGCCGGCTGGCTCGCTGCTGCGGCCGGCCTGGCCGGCAACGGCGAGGACGAAGCCCCGCACATCATCCTGCTGCCCGAACGCGCGTATGGCGAAGCCACGTTCCTGGCCAAGGTCAAGGCCGTGGTCGAACGCGTCGGCTACTGCGTGGTGGTGGCTTCAGAGGGCATCGCCAGCGCCGACGGCCGCTTCGTCGCCGATGCCGGCGGCGGCAAGGATTCCTTCGGCCATTCGCAGCTGGGTGGCGTGGCCGCGCACCTGGCCGGGCGGGTCAAGGACCAGTTGGGCCTGAAGGTGCACTGGGCCCTGCCCGATTACCTGCAGCGGTCGGCCCGGCACCTGGCCAGCAAGACCGATTGGGAACAGGCACAGGCAGTGGGCAAGGCGGCCGTGCAGCTGGCACTGAAGGGCCAGAACGGGGTGATGCCGGTGATCGTGCGCAGCAGCGATGCCCCCTACCGCTGGAAGATCGAGGCCGCGCCGCTGGCAAAGATCGCCAACCACGAGAAGAAGATGCCCGCCGGCTTCATCCGCCGCGATGGCTTCGGCATCACCGACAAGGCCCGCGCGTACCTGTCGCCGCTGATCAAGGGCGAGGCGCCCCTGCCCTACGGCAGTGATGGCCTGCCGAAGTACGTCAGCCTGAAGAACGTGGCGGTGAAGCAGAAACTGCCTGCCTTTGAAGGTTGA